One window of the Rhipicephalus sanguineus isolate Rsan-2018 chromosome 4, BIME_Rsan_1.4, whole genome shotgun sequence genome contains the following:
- the LOC119391425 gene encoding neprilysin-1-like, producing MLAMVGHEMMHALDPRGIQSLEGYEPDDKDDVMREYTKRALCLRKSHKSVLSLSGQEGTLSDELDSENLADLVGVKLTYDAFNSLESGYRDQYLAGLDMSAQKLFFFNNCAKWCSQEESDAPRYAPKRSRCIVPLMNMPEFSRAFGCAAGTPMNPTQKCTFW from the exons ATGTTAGCC ATGGTTGGCCACGAGATGATGCACGCGTTGGATCCACGAGGCATACAATCGCTCGAAGGGTATGAACCAGATGATAAGGATGACGTGATGAGAGAATACACAAAGAGGGCGCTGTGCTTGCGGAAGTCTCATAAGTCTGTC CTGTCCTTAAGTGGTCAAGAAGGAACGTTGAGCGACGAGCTGGACAGCGAGAACCTGGCCGACCTCGTAGGCGTCAAGCTGACGTATGATGCTTTCAATTCCTTGGAGAGCGGATACAGGGACCAATATCTTGCAGGCCTGGACATGTCAGCGCAGAAGCTGTTCTTCTTCAACAACTGCGCGAAATGGTGCTCTCAGGAAGAATCAGACGCCCCACGCTACGCACCAAAACGCTCGCGTTGCATAGTGCCCCTGATGAACATGCCGGAGTTCTCCAGGGCTTTTGGCTGCGCTGCTGGGACACCCATGAATCCAACGCAGAAGTGCACCTTCTGGTAG